The genomic stretch GCTTTCCTAACGGTTTCTCATGTAAGGTTTTAATGAGGCAATATCAatacaagcatggacgacatatgtcattttcttcttattttcccacagggttttcAGGAGTTTTTCATGGCATATTATATCTTTCTCCTCtattttcccacagggtttttggAGGAGGCTATTCCGAGGATGATCGGTCGCAAGGACAAGCAAGGATTAGGGGAGTTTTAGGATTTATTTTATTAGATGTAATCCTGTGCTTGTAACCCGCACGTTCGGTTGATGAAGCGCCTCCCACGCCCCCGCAAACGGATGCCTCTCTTCCTCGTGTCCCTTGCCGTTGTATTTATACAAAGATCATCGATGGAATAGAGACTTGTTGATTCATTTGCTCAATCTTCAATTCTCACTAAATAGAGATGAAGTGCAGCGACCTTTGATGATTAGTAGCATCTCTCTGTAAGCAATAGAGACAAATGTTGGAAAACATAATGACATGGCAGGCTAGCATACTTACTGAAGTGGCATATTTGTATTGCTAAGAGAAATAagatagtggggatgaacttcttagttatatatgATAATATGAATAGATAATGTATTGAATAAACATATAACCACAGGTTCTAGATCATCACACCATCCAAAAATATTCAAATAATCAGAAAATTAATAAAGGGGTTCAACCCATGTTACAACATTGGTGATGGCGATGGTGTCGGCGGCGTGGAGGCAGCGGCGCAAGGAGGCAGTGGCTCCTCGTGGTCTTCTTGCCCAGCCTTCCTTCAACGTTTATGTTGATGGCGATTAATATTGAGGTGAGATGGAGGTAGGGCTCCACCATGGTGATGGAGGCGGTGATGAATTGTAGGTCTGTTTGATGTTTCTGGAGTGTTCCCCTTTGAATACTACCTTGTCCCACTACAAAAAGGAGGTTTGGTTTGACATCCTGGACCCAACAGAGATTGGTATGGCAGGCCCTACGTCCATCTCATGCTATACTAGTGCCCATTAAAGTTCCACATGCTTCCGTATATGTACGCCATTTTTAATACGTACTTCGATTCGGGTGTACTTGACCTCGTAGATTTCATATTGACGAGGGGTATATTACCATGACCTTGGATCTTCATTTTGTACTGATTGAGAAAGTCACTTATCCGCACTCCATATGGCTATCTTCTAGTGCTTGTGACTCTTCCAGATTGCATCTAGCTTGGCTCTTTTCACCTTGGTTTGTTAATAATTCTCTAGTACACCTAAACACATACCAAGGccaaggaaaaataaaaaaaattctataagatttttttcttcaaaactcACATGAGAATGAATGGAAATGAGTAATCATGCATAAGGGACATAACAATAGCTATATGGAGCATGAGATGAGTAGTTTCATAATCAACAAGTATGCTTAAAAATAATATATAAATTCACTTATCACCACCGTTTGGCCATGGTGTTCGTCGGTGCCACGGTTCGTCCTGCAAGTCCACTTGAAAGAGGCCGCCAAGGTGTGGGCAGCTTCAATTGCCAGCATGTGCTTGTCCGTGTCGTGCACCTTGATGCTGCCGTCTAGGAACCCGCTGCTGCATTGCAGCGTCGACCTCCAGCAGCCACGATGTTTCTCCATCCGCCCGACTTCTCACTTCTCCTTCTTCCTACCTAAGTTGACACTGCTCCTGTCATGCATGTCATTGAATCATTCGCTGAAAGGCAGCGTCAACAACGACGCGTCGAGAACCTTGTCAGTGCACCGGTCGCCTTTTTTTAGTTTTCTGGGAATGTAATAGTGCCATGTGAGACCAAAGAGCATGCCACTAATAATCATGTTGCTAGTGTCATGCAAGACAAATGACACGCCACTAGTATTCATTTGTAATAGTTATGTGCTAGTTTAATGCCACCCCACCCGTATTCTAATAGTGGTGTGCCCACTTGTAGGTTATTCTGCactagtttaaatttgaaaattgaaCAAAGGTCATCTTGAAATTCGTACTACTATCTTAATGAATTATCCCTCACATCACACGAGATTCCCGAAATGGCTGCCCCGCATACACCATCTCACCTGGAGGAAGAACGAAGAAATCACATCGATTGTCAAACAAGTCGACTTCACGTAAGGCAATATCATTGGCAATTCAATGGAAGAAAAAAACAGTGGAAGCTAGCTTACCCCAAGCGATTGTCATGACAAAAAGCATCGGTTATCAAGAAAGTGGCGTAAAGTGCCACTCCCTCAACTTCCCTCGCCACATAATTTCTCATGTGAAGAAAAATGTAAGCTCAAAGTTGTCGAGAAATTGATGGAATATCTCTTCCTCAGCCTTCTGTACAAGCAAAGTGAACCAAGGTATGCTCAAAAtcgtttttgaagaaaaaaaaaacacaagggTCATCGATAAACCGGGAGAGTGTATCCCTCCCTCGACTGTACACAGGCCACATATGGCTCACGATAACTAAATGAAGCCCAAAGTTGCCAAGAAAATGATGGTCCCTCCCTCGACCCCTTGCAAGCTCTGGTTAAAATAGTGGGCGATAGATTATAGCCTGAAACTATAAAATGCTATATTTAGGCTACAGTGGGTTAAAACCATATAGCTGATTTGCTAAATAATATAGAAAAAATTCAATATTTTGGCAATCGTATATAGTATATCTATCAATATTTTGCAGTTGCATAACATAGTAACATAGTCACATAAGAGATGTACACAACCAAAACATATTCCGTGTATACTTCTGTCCAAAACATAGTTCACATATAGTTAAAGATATAGTTATGTCTGAATATTATAACATCattaagtttttttttgagaaatataACATCATTAAGTAGCAGTAGTTCATGATATAGTGGTGTCCATAAATTGGGCCGCTCTGAAATTTTTTGGTCAATTTGTTTTGGCCCGTTGAGCGGGAAGATAGACACTATTGGGCTAAATTGGGGGTAAATAGCTATAACCGGGCTATAGCCTTCGAAGGCTCTAGCTGTAGCCGCATGCCTCACGAAAGGCTAAAGCCGGACTATAGCGGGCTATTTTAAATAGAGCTTGGAAGACCGGGAACTTATATTGCGATGGGGCAGTAATAGATATtattatatgatgattataaattCTTGGTGGGCAGTTTACATGTCTGTAAAGAAACAATGAACCAACGAAGAAAAGAACCAACGGAGAGAAAAATGAAGCAACGGTTTTACAGTTATAATCTACACAGAAAAAAACATGGTCACAAATCAAAAGCGTTGCATGCCAACCCGTACTTCCACGGCTAACTAATGATTCACCACGGAGCACTTCTTCCTGATCTCGCCCTGGCTTCCAGTGAGCACGTCGGTGTTGCCCATCTTTACCATGGAGACGGCAAAGTCGGCGAAGAACTCGTCCTTGAATGCGCTGGTGGCATAGCGCAGGATGTAGGCGCGGGTGAAGGCGTCGGTGAGGAGGGCGCCGTCGGAGTGGAAAAGGCCCCTCCGCTTGCTGACGAGCTTGAAGTAGTCGAGGTCGAAGGTCTTGAAGCTCCCGGGGTCCATCTCGACGAGTGTTGTGTTGTCGTTGAGGCTGGCGCACTTGCTCTTCAGCTTGGCCATGTAGAAAGGCTCCAGCGTGGGGTCGATGTCACTGGGGTTGACCCTGCCGGTGAAGTTGTAGAGACGGTCGGAGAAGGAGAAGCAGTGAGACGTCCCGATCGTGTGTGCGGCTGAAGCAGagacagaaatattatcaattgtTAGAAGATCGATCATTTGCAGTATTATTGGTGTAAAGCTTAGGTGGAAATATTATCGTCCATTACCTGAGAGGACGACGAGGTCCTTGATGTCAAGGTTCTTGGCGGCGAAGAGCTGGGTGAGCACGGTGATGTTAGCGGTGGGAGGGGGCAGTGCGTCGGTCTCGTTGGAGATAGACACGCTGCCGTCTCGCCGGCCCAAAGGAACTTCCCAGAATGGCCCCTTGCTCTGGAGAAGAAAAACAACGAGAAGCATTGAGGATTTTTCTTCGTCACGCGCGTACTGCCATTTGCAAAGTTGGGTAGTTCTCACCAGCCAGACAGCATCCCTGGCAATGAGCGTGAGCACGTCGGCGCAGGAGACGGTGTCGGGGCAGGCCTTCTCCACGGCGGCCTTCACCCTCTCCACGAAGTCGAAGCCGCGCAGCGTCTGGTTTGGTAGCGCGTCCTTCTCCGCCGTCTTGTTCGCCGAGTCCAGCAGAACCGAGCCGTCGCACCCCTGCATACATTAGACGCTGGTCACGACTCACGAACCTGCACACAGAAGTTCAATGCACAACGAGAAAACGAATGCAGACGAACCCTGACGAAGCAGTCATGGAAATGCATCCTGAGGAGCGGCGCGGCGAGGCTGGGCGCGAGGGAGAGCGCCCTGACCATCTCCTTCCGGACGACCTCCTCCACGCTGGGGCACGACTCACTGTAGAACTTCTCCTGCAGCTGCGCCGTCGCGCACGACGCAGCCACCGCCGCGAGCAGCAGCGCAACCATCACACCCCTCGTCGCCATTGTTAGAAGCCAAATAGCTTTGCTTCTTCCTTGGCTGTGCAAGGACGACGGTGGCTAGACAAGGTAGCTAATCGAGGGAAGCTtgaactgctgctgctgctgctgaatcggCGCCGAGGAAATTTATAGAGCAGGTCTGTCCCCACGTCTGCATGTGTGGTAGCTGTCTTCCGAAGCAGCAGCTAAGTTCGCATGGTTTAATGAGTTGTTCCTTCCGTTGTTTGCACCTTGCGGAATCTTTGCCGTTGCAGGTACATTGGCGGCCACCGTATGTATAATGGAGGCGGCCGGGCCGGGCCAGCCAGATGGAACCACATCAGCTCATCAACTCATACTAACTTTGTGATTAAAAAGTGGAGTAAATTCGTTTCCAATAGTTTCAGTCGACAACGGCTCCGGGCAAGTGTACTCAATGCCACCTACCGGTAGTTTGCTGAGATGGAAATCGCACGATCCGTATATTGTACCGGTAGCATGATGCTATGGTCCGACATATCTATACTTTTCCTTTTGACATGCCACATATCTATACTAGTCTTGGGTGTCcatgtactccctctctcacagtttataaggcacgcgcgtacccctaggttgcaaatttgatcaagttagcataagttatatgttataaaaattatatcattagaaagttcagatgttctattttctaatgatataatttttgtattatataatttaaattatataggttaaattgatgacctaggggtacgcgcgcgcctaataaactATGAAGGAGGGAGTACTGTCTTTTACGGTGAACTCGTCATAGCATCCCTGAACCCGATCATTCTCAAGCCTAGGGTGCTTCAAGGCCAAGTAAGGTACAATATAATACTTCTTAATTACAATCTCCACCGGAATAAAAAACTTTTCAACGACGGTTAGCTCTTGCAAATGATCAAATATAAAATGTTACCTCGGATTTTTGATAGTTTCGATCCGGATTACGAATGTAGTATAGTAAAAAAAATTCTAGAAGATCTAGCTTTATCGAACCTTGGGAAATACTTGTTGTTGGTTAAGGAACATCTACAAGACTTGTTAGTTTGCTTTACCTTACATTTATTGCACCTTTTCAGTTTACTTTCTATCTTAGGTTGTGTCGATGGGTGAAAATAGGTTAGCGTTGAGATTTCACCTGCAGTCGCCTGCTCTTAGGCGACTCGGGGGGCGACCGCGCCGCCAGACTCCAGACCTCTCCCTCATCCCCCATCCTCGCCGCCACCGGAGGTCACGCCGGACAATAGCTCCAGGCGGTGgccggtgatggtggcggcggggcgttTTGCGCTTGTCGGTggtggggctctccggtggcggtggcgtgGTTTCGACGGcaaggcggcggcgtggggccATGGTCTCCCGGCGACGAGCGCCTTTCGACGCCGGCTGCCGTGCTCGACTTCCTCGCGACGGTGGCGCCTCTGCAGTCTGTTTGTGCTCTTCGGTTCGGGCCCAGATGGGCTTTGGCGGGCCGCGGAGCTGGCCCCGGCGGCTGCAAGCGCGGGAtgcgcgtctcgtcgcgcctgctgctgggctccttggcggtgctggcggcggggctGTGCGAGATGCGGCGGGTCGGCCGGTGGTGCGCCGCGGTGCGGCGGCTGGTCCGGGGAGCTCAGGCCTGCGGACGTTGGCGTTCGTCTTCGAGTCTCTGCTTCGGTGTTTGTTCGGCGCCCCCTCCTtcgtggcgttccggcggcgcctaCGGATGCTCCTTGGCGGTGCTCTGACGGCCGCATGCTGCGCAGCCCGGCCTCTCATCTCCGCGAGGTGCGGTGGGTGTCGGTCGTGCTCGCGGAGCTCTctggattggtggtggtggtggctgtggcGCGGTGTCGGCGCGCcgggtggtgatggtggtctgGCCGGCCCTTTGCGGCGGGTGTGAGGTTGCGACTCTCTGCCGGGCGAAAGTCTTGTTCTGGCTGCGGCTGgaaccgacggcggcggcgcctttttggcgtcgtgacctccttggaggcgtcgtcgagGTGGTGTTCTTGCGCCTCCGCCGGGTGCTCCGGGGAAACCCCGATTCCTCGTGGGATCGGGCGAGGGCGACACTTTCTGTGTCGTGTTGCCTCGCTGGGGTCCTCGCCTTGGTTGCTCCGTCGGCCGGAGGGTGCTGTGGAGCGAGTTGGTTGTCGGCGTCGACGAGCGGTTTGGATCCCTTGACTCGGCGGTCAGGCGAACACGTCTTCGGTTTAGGTGTCCTTCGGGTGAAAACCCTGCACCGGCCTCGGCCGTTGCCGGTGATGGTGGCGCTCTTGGACGTCGCTCCCCTCGTTGGAGGCATCACTGTGGAGGCCCTCACTGCAAGTTTGTTGTTTCGCGTTGTCTGTCCAGTCGGTTTCGTCCTCGGCTTGTcttcggctaggtggtgcgcgaCCCCGGGGGTCGGCGTGgttgtcggagcggcggctccgtgtTTTGCCTCCGCCTTGTCGCGTTTTGAGGTGTTTTTAGGGTGTCGGCCTTGGCCACTAGGGTGGCTAGGTCGTCGGCTCGTGTGGTGCGCGGCCCCGGGGCCGgcgtgttgtgttgtgttgtatcGGTTTTCGGCTAGTTTCCCTCATAAACTGGCCATTctcttctcctatatcaatgaatggCAAGTCTCTtgcctagtttcaaaaaaaaaagatttcacCTGCAACTatcactacgggaaccagtcaaggtgccgacggccagatcctgtgccgatggaaaaatatcggggccgtcggcacaggactcgttctggccaggccagcaggtcagccgtcggcacaggtaaaccgtcggcacatgaaggtctgtgccgatggcaaccgtcggcacagtttcggCCGTCGGTATAGCCTCACCGCCGTGACGGCGAGCTAACAGCGtcaggcctgtgccgacggtaaagccgtcggcatatatttcagccctgtgccgacggcaaagccgtcggcatagctattttccattttacgaCATTAATCttaaaaaaatcataactaaatcattataattcagaaaaatacaaataatatatcaaaattttcagaaaaataagttctatcttggaaaaatatcaaacttgaaATATTTAAAATGAAAAAGATCTTCATGCccaccgttttgaatatagtttgaaacgggcataatatattcgaaaacgatccaaacaatgtgaaaccttcgcatggtgtcatattatgtgtcatagttgcaaggaaaaattttaaagttggaaaattgcgaacatcacaaaaaatccttcacaaaatgagctatcatgttcgaggtttcatgacatttaggtcaaacgaccatgttatggatagaatcgcggcatagtttgtgataatgtgcccatattgtgcacacatgtgcatcttgggatgtcttacgatattgcaggaggaagttttccattttatcacacgaaaaaccattttccatttttgaggtgccgaacacggggtgttttgtgaagcaaccaccaaattaaagattgacattggtaccaacacattttaaaaaaatactagaccaactaagatgcaaaatttctcaaccggtgtatctgaaacctttctgtccacccctcatgaaaaagacaaattcctaccgaatcggcaggaggccgaccagatttgaactacaggtacatgatatattgcccaagattttttgtaaaaatcatttttagattcacaatatgctatttcatcagagatccagtgcaagtttggcgagcctcagccccgggcaaaggatcttcatgcccgccgttttgaatatagtttgaaacaggcataaaaaaatggaaaacgatccaaacaatgtgaaaccttcgcttggtgtcatattatgtgtcatagttgcaagaaaaaatattaaagttggaaaattgcgaacatcacaaaaaatccttcacaaaatgagctatcatgttcgaggtttcatgacattcaggtcaaacgaccatgttatggatagaatcgcggcatagtttgtgataatgtgcccatattgtgcacacatgtgcatcttgggatgtcttacgatattacaggaggaagttttccattttatcgcacgaaaaaaccattttccatttttgaggtgccgaaaacggggtgttttgtgaagcaaccaccaaattaaagattgaaattggtaccaacacatttttaaaaatactagaccaactaagatgcaaaatttctcaaccggtgtatctgaaacctttctgtccacccctcatgaaaaagacaaattcctgccgaatcggtaggaggccgaccagatttgaactatagGTACATGcatgatatattgctcaagattttttgaaaaaatcatttttagattcacaacatgctatttcatcagagatccagtgcaagtttgacGAGCttcagccccgggcaaaggatcttcatgcccgccgttttgaatatagtttgaaacgggcataaaaaatcgaaaacgatccaaacaatgtgaaaccttcgcgtgttgtcatattatgtgtcatagttgcaagaaaaaatattaaagttggaaaattgcgaacatcacaaaaaatccttcacaaaatgagctatcatgttcgaggtttcatgacatttaggtcaaacgataatgttatggatagaatcacgacatagtttgtgataatatgcCCATATTGTGCATACATGTGTatattgggatgtcttacgatattgcaggaggaagttttccatttcatcgcacgaaaaaaccattttccattttgaggtgccgaaaacggggtgttttgtgaagcaaccaccaaattaaagtttcacattggtaccaacatattttttaaaatactagaccacctaagatgaaAAATTTCCctaccggtgtatctggaacttttacgtccatccctcatgaaaaagacaaattcctgccgaatcggtaggaggccgacagATTTGAAATactggtacatgatctaatgctcaagattttttggaaaaaatatttttagattcaaaatatgatatagatgtcatatttggattcctctcatttttctaatcgatttagacatattatttgtcaaattttatttacagatttaaa from Lolium rigidum isolate FL_2022 chromosome 4, APGP_CSIRO_Lrig_0.1, whole genome shotgun sequence encodes the following:
- the LOC124650054 gene encoding peroxidase 1-like — its product is MATRGVMVALLLAAVAASCATAQLQEKFYSESCPSVEEVVRKEMVRALSLAPSLAAPLLRMHFHDCFVRGCDGSVLLDSANKTAEKDALPNQTLRGFDFVERVKAAVEKACPDTVSCADVLTLIARDAVWLSKGPFWEVPLGRRDGSVSISNETDALPPPTANITVLTQLFAAKNLDIKDLVVLSAAHTIGTSHCFSFSDRLYNFTGRVNPSDIDPTLEPFYMAKLKSKCASLNDNTTLVEMDPGSFKTFDLDYFKLVSKRRGLFHSDGALLTDAFTRAYILRYATSAFKDEFFADFAVSMVKMGNTDVLTGSQGEIRKKCSVVNH